From a region of the Helianthus annuus cultivar XRQ/B chromosome 5, HanXRQr2.0-SUNRISE, whole genome shotgun sequence genome:
- the LOC110943257 gene encoding uncharacterized protein LOC110943257 — protein MPFQEGALPVRYLGVPLISSKLSYKDCKVLVEKMEKKIDNWTTKSLSFAARIVTDLEKRMRDFLWSGNYHKTVKPKVAWKVVCLPKDEGGLGIRSLSAVNKALLSSHVRSILSNRNSLWVRWIHTYKLKGRSFWEIPSRGRMTWGWRKLLASRSLIRPLMWKSIGNGADTNAWSDTWCNIGPLRAFITPRRIANAGFSLQSSLAELVSHDGQWNWPTAWDSRDHLFFECSFALQVWNKVRSFTNMEDINGGWSDIMAWMNHNSSLQKPDNVISRLVVAAATYFIWQERNSRLFSRNHRTAMVVSHEIITTVRLRLLSLKFKRRFENGSLVDKWKIPDNNLELNPG, from the exons ATGCCTTTCCAAGAGGGTGCGCTTCCAGTTCGTTACTTGGGAGTTCCTCTAATTTCTTCTAAGCTCTCGTATAAGGATTGTAAGGTGCTGGTTGAGAAAATGGAAAAGAAGATTGATAACTGGACGACCAAATCTCTCTCTTTTGCAG CTAGAATAGTTACAGATCTGGAAAAACGTATGCGTGATTTTCTATGGTCTGGCAACTACCATAAGACCGTGAAGCCTAAAGTTGCATGGAAGGTTGTTTGTCTTCCGAAGGATGAGGGTGGATTGGGCATTCGTAGCTTATCGGCTGTTAATAAAGCCCTTTTATCTTCTCATGTTCGGAGCATTTTATCCAATCGGAATTCTTTATGGGTTCGTTGGATACATACTTATAAGCTTAAGGGTCGTAGTTTCTGGGAAATCCCTAGTAGAGGCCGAATGACATGGGGATGGAGGAAACTTCTTGCGAGTAGGAGCCTTATTCGTCCTTTGATGTGGAAATCTATTGGGAATGGTGCTGATACAAATGCTTGGAGTGATACTTGGTGCAACATCGGTCCTCTTCGTGCGTTTATCACTCCTAGGCGTATTGCGAATGCAGGATTCAGTTTGCAGTCGTCGTTAGCTGAGCTGGTGTCTCATGATGGTCAGTGGAACTGGCCGACTGCTTG GGATTCGAGGGACCATCTATTCTTTGAATGCTCTTTTGCTTTGCAGGTTTGGAACAAAGTTAGGAGCTTCACTAATATGGAAGATATCAATGGTGGTTGGAGTGATATCATGGCTTGGATGAATCATAATTCGTCCCTTCAGAAACCTGATAATGTGATTAGTAGGTTGGTAGTTGCGGCTGCAACCTACTTTATTTGGCAAGAACGCAACAGCAGGCTGTTTTCAAGGAACCATCGGACGGCTATGGTGGTGTCTCACGAAATTATTACTACGGTCCGATTGCGGCTTCTGTCTCTTAAGTTCAAACGGCGATTTGAAAATGGGAGCTTGGTGGATAAATGGAAGATTCCTGATAACAACTTGGAGCTTAATCCCGGCTAG